Part of the Nocardia farcinica genome, CGCCCGACGAGAATCACTTAGGGATGACTTCCCAAGCCGTCGCGGCGATAAACGTGCGGCGGGTGCGGCGTAATCGATCGCACCCCCTCCGTCGCGCAGTAATCTCACTGAGGTCGCGACACCTTCACCCTCGACGGACAAGGAGCGTTCGCATGGCCTGCCTGCTCAACCCGTACCTCGGTTTCGGTGCCAATGCGCGCCAGGCGCTCGAGTTCTACCGCGACGTCTTCGGCGGCACCCTGAACATCAGCACGTTCGGCGAGTTCGGCGACGCCCCCGACGAGGGCGCCGACCTGGTCATGCACGGCCAGCTCGAGACGCCCGACGGCTTCACGCTGATGGCCTCCGACACCCCGCCCGGCATGGAATATCAACCGGGAAGCAGTATTTCGGTCAGTCTCAGCGGCGACGACGCCGACCGCCTGCGCGGGTGGTGGAACAAGCTCAGCGAAGGCGGCACCGTCACGGTGCCGTTGGAGAAGCAGATGTGGGGCGACGAGTTCGGCATGTGCCAGGACCGCTTCGGCGTCGCGTGGATGGTCAATATCGCCGGGGAGGGGCGATAGCGTCGCCCGGCGTGTTCCGGCAAATCTCCAGATAACTTGTCCGCCACTGCATAGCATCAGGTCATGACGACCGACGAAGTGGTGGAAGGTCCCGTTCGGGCGCTTGCCAAGGCTGCTTGGCAAACCGTTCTGGTGACCGGCGTGCTCTCGGTGATTCTCGGCATTGTCGTCCTGGTGTGGCCCGGCAAGACGCTGGTCGTGGCGGGCATCCTGTTCGGCATCTACCTGGTGGTGTCCGGTGTTCTGCAGCTCATGGCGGCCTTCGGTGCCACCAGGACCGCGGGCATGCGGGTGCTGTACTTCCTCAGCGGCGTGCTGTCGATCGTGATCGGCGTGTTCTGCTTCCGCGACGAGCTGGCCTCGATCCTGCTGCTCGGGCTGTGGATCGGCATCGGCTGGCTCTTCCGCGGCGTTTCGGTGCTGGTCGCGGCGATCTCGGAACCGGCGCTGCCCGGCCGTGGCTGGCAGGGCTTCTTCGGCCTGGTGACCGTGGTGGCCGGCATCGTGCTGATCGTCTGGCCGGTCACCTCGGTCGCGACCCTCACCCTCGTCGCCGGGGTGTGGTTGATCGTGCTCGGTGTGATGGAGATCATCACCGCCATCGGGGTGCGTCGCGACGCCAAGCGCCTCGACGACGCCCTGGGCGACCTACCGCCGAATCCCGTGCGCGCCTGAGCTCAGGCGGCGGTGCGCGCGGCGCGGTCCCAGGCCGCGCCGCGCAGCAGTCGCAGCCCGTTGAGCGCGACCAGGATCGTGGAGCCCTCGTGCCCGGCGACGCCGAGCGGCAGCGGCAGGGTGCCCAGCAGGTCCCAGGCGACCAGCACCACGATGAAGCTCGCGGCGATCGTGAGGTTGGCGACGACCACCCGCCGGGCGCGCTGGGACAGCGCGATCACCGCGGGCACGGTGGTGAGGTCGTCGTGGACGACGATGGCATCGGCGGTGCGCAGCGCGAGGTCCGATCCCGCGCCACCCATCGCGATGCCGAGGTCGGCGGTCGCGAGCGCCGGGGCGTCGTTGATGCCGTCACCGACCATCGCGACGGTGTGCCCGGCCGCCTGCTGCGCGCGCACGAGCTCGACCTTGTCCTCGGGGAGCAGCTCCGCGTGGACGTCGCCGATGCCGGTGGCCGTGCCGACGCGGGTCGCGGTGGCATGGTTGTCGCCGGTCATCAGCAGTGGCGGTGCGTCCGTCAGCGCCGCCGTGGCGGCCACCGCCGCGGGCGCCTCGGAGCGCAGCTGATCCGCCACCTCCAGTACCCCGATCGGGTGCTCGTCGCAGCGCACGACGACGGCGGTGTGCCCCGCGTCGTGGGCGCGCCCGACCGCGGCGGCCAGCTGCGGCGCGGGTCGCGCGATTCCGGCGGGGGAGCCGACCTCGATGCGCTTGCCCGCCACGGTCGCGGCCACGCCCCGGCCGGGAACGGCCACGAAGTCCGCCGCGGGCGGAAGCCGCAGACCGCGCTCACGGGCCGCACCCACGACGGCGGCCGCCAGCGGGTGTTCGCTGGGATGTTCGGCGGCGGCGGCCAGGCGCAGCACCTCGTCGGGGGAGTGGGCGGCGTCGAGGACGTGCAGCTCGGCGACCCGGGGGACGCCGCGGGTCAGGGTGCCGGTCTTGTCGAATGCGACCCGGGTGGTGGTGCCGAGGCGTTCCATCACCACCGCCGACTTGACCAGCACGCCGTGCCGCCCCGCGGTGGCGATGGCGGCCAGCAGCGGCGGCATGGTCGCCAGCACCACCGCGCAGGGGGAGGCGACGATCATGAAGGTCATCGCCCGCAGCAGCGCCCGTTGCAGGGTGTCGCCGAGCAGCATCGGCACCGCGAACACGGCCAGGGTGGCCACCACCATGCCGACCGAGTACCGCTGCTCGACCTTCTCGATGAACAGCTGCGTGCGCGCCTTGGTTCGCACCGCCTCCTCGACCATCGCGGCGATCCGGGCCACCACCGAATCCGCGGCGCGCCGGTCCACCCGGATCCGCAGCGTCCCGGTGCCGTTCGAGGTGCCTGCGAAGACCTCGTCGCCGGCTGTCTTGCCCACCGGCAGCGGCTCGCCGGTGATGGTGGCCTGATCCACGTCGCTGCCGCCGGACACCACCGTTCCGTCGGCCGCGATCCGCTCGCCGGGGCGCACCAGCACCTCGTCGCCGATCTCGAGATCGGTCGCCCGCACGGTCTGCTCGGCACCGTCGACGACGCGGGTGGCTGTGTCGGGTGCCAGGTCGAGCAGTCCGCGCACCGAGTCCTCGGTGCGGGCGGTCGCGATGGCCTCGAGCGCGCCCGAGGTGGCGAAGATGACGATCAA contains:
- a CDS encoding VOC family protein, with translation MACLLNPYLGFGANARQALEFYRDVFGGTLNISTFGEFGDAPDEGADLVMHGQLETPDGFTLMASDTPPGMEYQPGSSISVSLSGDDADRLRGWWNKLSEGGTVTVPLEKQMWGDEFGMCQDRFGVAWMVNIAGEGR
- a CDS encoding HdeD family acid-resistance protein, yielding MTTDEVVEGPVRALAKAAWQTVLVTGVLSVILGIVVLVWPGKTLVVAGILFGIYLVVSGVLQLMAAFGATRTAGMRVLYFLSGVLSIVIGVFCFRDELASILLLGLWIGIGWLFRGVSVLVAAISEPALPGRGWQGFFGLVTVVAGIVLIVWPVTSVATLTLVAGVWLIVLGVMEIITAIGVRRDAKRLDDALGDLPPNPVRA
- a CDS encoding heavy metal translocating P-type ATPase — protein: MSAPTRTPARPVPAPPQRSRTPMFALPETRWAAAALALFLAGLAAQLAGAPPWTWWTLYLACYVTGGWEPGLAGLRALRERTLDVDLLMVAAAIGAAAIGQITDGALLIVIFATSGALEAIATARTEDSVRGLLDLAPDTATRVVDGAEQTVRATDLEIGDEVLVRPGERIAADGTVVSGGSDVDQATITGEPLPVGKTAGDEVFAGTSNGTGTLRIRVDRRAADSVVARIAAMVEEAVRTKARTQLFIEKVEQRYSVGMVVATLAVFAVPMLLGDTLQRALLRAMTFMIVASPCAVVLATMPPLLAAIATAGRHGVLVKSAVVMERLGTTTRVAFDKTGTLTRGVPRVAELHVLDAAHSPDEVLRLAAAAEHPSEHPLAAAVVGAARERGLRLPPAADFVAVPGRGVAATVAGKRIEVGSPAGIARPAPQLAAAVGRAHDAGHTAVVVRCDEHPIGVLEVADQLRSEAPAAVAATAALTDAPPLLMTGDNHATATRVGTATGIGDVHAELLPEDKVELVRAQQAAGHTVAMVGDGINDAPALATADLGIAMGGAGSDLALRTADAIVVHDDLTTVPAVIALSQRARRVVVANLTIAASFIVVLVAWDLLGTLPLPLGVAGHEGSTILVALNGLRLLRGAAWDRAARTAA